Proteins co-encoded in one Papaver somniferum cultivar HN1 chromosome 5, ASM357369v1, whole genome shotgun sequence genomic window:
- the LOC113281441 gene encoding ABC transporter I family member 11, chloroplastic-like, giving the protein MKVSFFSKMSSSCFLSPSPLSLSTTTTPLVRFNPTKCKALSVSGDYSCFQVKGLTYRPPGTENNLLNDVNFSLHEKSLGLIFGRSGSGKTTLLQLLAGLVKPTSGSIHIQKYDKDGIPNQAPELLPPERVGIVFQFPERYFLADTVLEEVTFGWPRQKGSAQVKEQLALRLQRAITSVGMNGISLDEDPHALSGGYKRRLALAIQLVQVPDLLILDEPLAGLDWKARADVVKLLKHLKKELTLLVVSHDLKELSNLVDQSWRMEMGGVLKEEPLPI; this is encoded by the exons ATGAAAGTTTCATTCTTCTCGAAAATGAGTTCTTCCTGTTTTCTCTCCCCTTCTCCGTTATCACTATCCACGACAACAACGCCACTCGTCAG ATTCAATCCAACTAAATGTAAAGCTTTATCAGTTTCCGGTGATTATTCTTGCTTCCAA GTGAAGGGGTTAACTTATCGACCACCTGGGACCGAGAACAACCTTTTGAACGACGTCAATTTTTCCCTTCACGAGAAAAG TTTGGGCTTAATTTTCGGACGAAGTGGAAGTGGAAAAACTACACTCTTGCAG CTTCTTGCTGGGCTAGTTAAACCGACATCAGGATCCATTCATATTCAAAAATATGATAAAGACGGGATCCCAAATCAAGCTCCTGAACTATTGCCTCCTGAAAGAGTTGGCATCGTTTTTCAGTTTCCTGAGAG GTACTTCTTGGCTGACACTGTGCTTGAGGAAGTTACATTTGGGTGGCCAAGGCAGAAAGGAAGTGCTCAAGTGAAAGAACAGCTTGCCTTGAGACTCCAACGAGCTATTACTTCG GTTGGAATGAACGGGATCTCCTTGGATGAAGATCCCCACGCTCTTAGTGGTGGCTACAAACGCCGACTTGCTTTAGCAATTCAACTA GTACAAGTCCCAGACTTGTTGATACTTGATGAGCCTCTTGCAGGTCTTG ATTGGAAGGCACGAGCAGATGTTGTGAAGTTACTAAAGCATCTAAAAAAGGAACTAACTTTACTTGTCGTGAGCCATGACCTCAA GGAGTTGTCTAACCTGGTTGACCAATCATGGAGGATGGAAATGGGTGGAGTTCTAAAGGAAGAACCTTTACCCATTTAA
- the LOC113277381 gene encoding probable WRKY transcription factor 45: MENNNYSSSSSMFPFSNPTSSAPLSLEDQAQYLFSANLTGGGGFLEQLKLMMNVPSSKSDAADHDASTKSCSSDQHRSIHKLATATNDYDPAENSVTTNTTSTSTTTSDDSRGQIKEEKIKKKIKKPKYAFQTRSHVDILDDGYRWRKYGQKSVKNNLHPRSYYRCTHQGCNVKKQVQRLSRDEGIVVTTYEGMHSHPIQKSTDNFEHILNQMQIYPHF, translated from the exons ATGGAGAACAACAattactcatcatcttcttcaatgTTCCCTTTCTCAAATCCTACAAGTTCTGCACCGTTATCGTTGGAGGATCAGGCACAGTATCTTTTTTCAGCAAACTTGACCGGAGGCGGCGGATTCTTGGAGCAGTTGAAGCTAATGATGAATGTGCCGTCTAGTAAAAGTGATGCTGCTGATCATGACGCTTCTACCAAGAGTTGTAGCAGCGACCAGCATCGGTCGATCCATAAATTAGCAACTGCAACAAATGATTATGATCCTGCAGAAAATTCCGTTACTACTAACACTACAAGTACCAGTACAACAACAAGTGATGATAGCCGTGGTCAAATTAAGGAGGagaagatcaagaagaagataaagaagccCAAATATGCTTTTCAAACGAGGAGTCATGTTGATATACTTGATGATGGGTATAGATGGAGAAAGTATGGCCAAAAATCTGTCAAGAACAACCTCCATCCAAG AAGCTACTACAGATGCACGCACCAAGGGTGCAACGTAAAGAAGCAAGTCCAGCGCTTATCAAGAGATGAAGGGATTGTGGTGACAACTTATGAAGGGATGCATTCTCATCCAATCCAAAAGTCTACTGATAACTTTgagcatatcttgaatcaaatgcaAATCTACCCTCACTTTTAG